A genomic window from Variovorax paradoxus includes:
- a CDS encoding phosphoribosylaminoimidazolesuccinocarboxamide synthase: MTTVHTSSIQSLPLLARGKVRDNYAVGEDRILMVASDRLSAFDVIMGEPIPGKGEILTQMALWWFERLGQICPNHLTGDAPESAVTPDEVPQVTGRSMLVKRLKPIPVEAVVRGYLAGSGWKEYQESRSVCGVPLPEGLTNASKLPRPIFTPAAKAAAGEHDENISYDRVVEIVGPKLAQQIRETSIAIYETAAQIALTKGMIIADTKFEFGLDEAGTLVLMDEVLTPDSSRYWPVEGYQAALAAGANPPSYDKQFVRDWLEATKINGKPWDKTPPAPRLPAEVIEKTAAKYREALERLTG, encoded by the coding sequence ATGACCACCGTCCACACCTCCTCCATCCAGAGCCTGCCCCTGCTTGCGCGCGGCAAGGTGCGCGACAACTACGCCGTCGGCGAAGACCGCATCCTGATGGTCGCGAGCGACCGGCTCAGCGCCTTCGACGTGATCATGGGCGAGCCCATTCCCGGCAAGGGCGAGATCCTCACGCAGATGGCGCTGTGGTGGTTCGAGCGGCTGGGCCAGATCTGCCCCAACCACCTGACCGGCGATGCGCCCGAAAGCGCCGTGACGCCAGACGAAGTGCCGCAGGTCACGGGCCGCTCGATGCTGGTCAAGCGCCTGAAGCCGATTCCGGTCGAGGCCGTGGTGCGCGGCTACCTGGCCGGCAGCGGCTGGAAGGAATACCAGGAAAGCCGCTCGGTCTGCGGCGTGCCGCTGCCCGAGGGCCTGACCAACGCCAGCAAGCTGCCGCGCCCGATCTTCACGCCCGCCGCCAAGGCTGCGGCCGGCGAGCACGACGAGAACATCAGCTACGACCGCGTGGTCGAGATCGTCGGCCCCAAGCTGGCCCAGCAGATCCGCGAAACCAGCATCGCCATCTACGAAACCGCCGCGCAGATCGCCCTGACCAAGGGAATGATCATTGCCGACACCAAGTTCGAGTTCGGCCTGGACGAAGCCGGCACGCTGGTGCTGATGGACGAAGTGCTCACGCCCGACAGCTCGCGCTACTGGCCGGTCGAGGGCTACCAGGCCGCGCTGGCCGCTGGCGCTAACCCGCCGAGCTACGACAAGCAGTTCGTGCGCGACTGGCTCGAAGCCACCAAGATCAATGGCAAGCCCTGGGACAAGACGCCCCCGGCGCCGCGCCTGCCGGCTGAAGTCATCGAGAAGACAGCGGCCAAGTACCGTGAGGCGCTGGAGCGGCTCACGGGTTGA
- the pyk gene encoding pyruvate kinase, protein MSTDRIPRHATKIVATLGPASSTPELLEKMIQAKVSVVRLNFSHGTAQDHIDRAAMVREAARKAGREVAIMADLQGPKIRVGKFAQGKVWLEPGAKFVLDASRTELGDADAVGLDYKDLPRDVKPGDRLLLNDGLIVLTVDAVKGEAVHTTVKLGGELSNNKGINKQGGGLTAPALTAKDMEDIKTAMSFQADYVAVSFPKNATDMEMARQLCNVAAAEYGHKPGMIAKIERAEAIPKLEEILRASDGIMVARGDLAVEVGNAAVPALQKKMIRMARDMDKVVITATQMMESMITNPVPTRAEVSDVANAVLDGTDAVMLSAETASGRYPLETVQEMSRICEAAEAAEDKTLDADFSGKTYSRIDQSIAMGALFTAHHLGAKAIVALTESGSTILWMSRHRAHIPMYALTSRLATQRKLALYRNVRPLLMDSESDRDTALQQAENHLKKRGIVQSGDVYAITCGEPMGAPGGTNMLKICRAS, encoded by the coding sequence ATGAGCACGGACCGCATCCCCCGCCACGCCACCAAGATCGTTGCCACGCTCGGTCCGGCGTCCAGCACCCCCGAATTGCTGGAAAAGATGATCCAGGCCAAGGTCAGCGTGGTGCGGCTGAACTTCAGCCACGGCACAGCGCAAGACCACATCGACCGCGCCGCCATGGTGCGCGAAGCCGCCCGCAAGGCCGGCCGCGAAGTGGCCATCATGGCCGACCTGCAGGGCCCCAAGATCCGCGTCGGCAAGTTCGCGCAGGGCAAGGTCTGGCTGGAGCCGGGCGCCAAGTTCGTGCTCGACGCCTCGCGCACCGAGCTCGGCGACGCCGACGCCGTGGGCCTCGACTACAAGGACCTGCCGCGCGACGTGAAGCCCGGCGACAGGCTGCTGCTGAACGACGGCCTCATCGTGCTGACCGTCGACGCCGTCAAGGGCGAGGCCGTGCACACCACCGTCAAGCTGGGCGGCGAGCTGTCGAACAACAAGGGCATCAACAAGCAGGGCGGCGGCCTCACGGCGCCCGCGTTGACCGCCAAGGACATGGAAGACATCAAGACCGCGATGAGCTTCCAGGCCGACTACGTGGCCGTGAGCTTCCCGAAGAACGCCACCGACATGGAAATGGCGCGCCAGCTGTGCAACGTGGCCGCGGCCGAGTACGGCCACAAGCCCGGCATGATCGCCAAGATCGAACGCGCAGAGGCCATTCCGAAGCTGGAAGAAATCCTGCGCGCCAGCGACGGCATCATGGTTGCGCGCGGTGATCTCGCGGTCGAGGTGGGCAACGCGGCCGTGCCGGCGCTGCAGAAAAAGATGATCCGCATGGCGCGCGACATGGACAAGGTGGTGATCACCGCGACCCAGATGATGGAGTCGATGATCACCAACCCCGTGCCCACGCGCGCCGAAGTGAGCGACGTGGCCAACGCCGTGCTCGACGGCACCGACGCCGTGATGCTCTCGGCCGAAACCGCCTCGGGCCGCTACCCGCTCGAGACCGTGCAGGAGATGAGCCGCATCTGCGAAGCCGCCGAAGCGGCAGAAGACAAGACGCTCGACGCCGATTTCAGCGGCAAGACCTACAGCCGCATCGACCAGTCGATCGCCATGGGCGCGCTGTTCACGGCCCACCACCTGGGCGCCAAGGCCATCGTGGCGCTGACCGAATCGGGCTCCACCATCCTGTGGATGAGCCGCCACCGCGCGCACATTCCCATGTACGCGCTGACCTCGCGGCTGGCCACGCAGCGCAAGCTGGCGCTGTACCGCAACGTGCGTCCGCTGCTGATGGATTCGGAAAGCGACCGCGACACCGCGCTGCAGCAGGCTGAAAACCACCTGAAGAAGCGCGGCATCGTGCAAAGCGGCGACGTCTACGCCATTACCTGCGGCGAGCCGATGGGTGCCCCCGGCGGCACCAATATGCTCAAGATTTGCCGCGCTAGCTGA
- the fba gene encoding class II fructose-bisphosphate aldolase (catalyzes the reversible aldol condensation of dihydroxyacetonephosphate and glyceraldehyde 3-phosphate in the Calvin cycle, glycolysis, and/or gluconeogenesis), whose protein sequence is MALVSMRELLDHAAANGYGIPAFNVNNLEQVQAVMEAAKETGAPVILQASAGARKYAGEAFIKHLIQAAIEQYPNIPLVMHQDHGQNPDVCKGAIDLGFSSVMMDGSLEADGKTIASYDYNVDVTKKVSDMAHRLGVTVEGELGCLGSLETMKGDKEDGHGTDDTMTREQLLTDPEQAADFVKRTQIDALAIAIGTSHGAYKFTREPTGDILAIDRIKEIHRRIPNTHLVMHGSSSVPQELLAIIRQYGGNMKETYGVPVKEIQEAIKHGVRKINIDTDIRLAMTGAVRKFLAENPEKFDAREWLKPAREAAKLICKQRYIEFGCEGQGAKIKGDTLQVVAAKYAKGELAQEVV, encoded by the coding sequence ATGGCACTCGTCTCGATGCGCGAACTGCTCGACCATGCTGCAGCCAATGGCTACGGCATTCCGGCCTTCAACGTCAACAACCTCGAACAGGTCCAGGCCGTGATGGAGGCCGCCAAGGAAACCGGCGCGCCCGTCATCCTGCAAGCCAGCGCAGGCGCCCGCAAATACGCCGGCGAAGCCTTCATCAAGCACCTGATCCAGGCCGCTATCGAGCAGTACCCGAACATCCCGCTGGTCATGCACCAGGACCACGGCCAGAACCCCGACGTCTGCAAGGGCGCCATCGACCTGGGCTTCAGCTCGGTCATGATGGACGGCTCGCTCGAGGCCGACGGCAAGACCATCGCCAGCTACGACTACAACGTCGACGTCACCAAGAAGGTGTCGGACATGGCCCACCGCCTGGGCGTGACCGTCGAAGGCGAGCTCGGCTGCCTCGGATCGCTCGAGACCATGAAGGGCGACAAGGAAGACGGCCACGGCACCGACGACACCATGACGCGCGAACAGCTGCTCACCGACCCCGAGCAGGCCGCCGACTTCGTCAAGCGCACCCAGATCGACGCGCTGGCCATCGCCATCGGCACCAGCCACGGCGCCTACAAGTTCACGCGCGAGCCCACCGGCGACATCCTGGCGATCGACCGCATCAAGGAAATCCACCGCCGCATTCCCAACACCCACCTGGTGATGCACGGCTCGTCGAGCGTGCCGCAGGAGCTGCTGGCCATCATTCGCCAGTACGGCGGCAACATGAAGGAAACCTACGGCGTGCCCGTCAAGGAAATCCAGGAAGCCATCAAGCACGGCGTGCGCAAGATCAACATCGACACCGACATCCGCCTGGCCATGACCGGCGCCGTGCGCAAGTTCCTGGCCGAGAACCCCGAGAAGTTCGACGCCCGCGAGTGGCTCAAGCCCGCGCGCGAAGCCGCAAAGCTGATCTGCAAGCAGCGCTACATCGAATTCGGCTGCGAAGGCCAGGGCGCCAAGATCAAGGGCGACACGCTGCAAGTGGTCGCTGCCAAGTACGCCAAGGGCGAACTGGCTCAGGAAGTCGTCTAA
- a CDS encoding 1-aminocyclopropane-1-carboxylate deaminase produces the protein MNLKKFPRYALTFGPTPIHPLKRLSAHLGGKVELYAKREDCNSGLAFGGNKTRKLEYLIPEALEGGYDTLVSIGGIQSNQTRQVAAVAAHLGLKCVLVQENWVNYSDAVYDRVGNIEMSRIMGADVRLDAAGFDIGIRKSWEDAMESVRKAGGKPFPIPAGCSEHPRGGLGFVAFAEEVRQQEAELGFKFDYIVVCAVTGSTQAGMVVGFAADGRADRVIGIDASAKPQQTFDQILRIAKNTAELVELGRDITEKDVVLDRRFGGPEYGLPNDGTLEAIRLCARFEGMLTDPVYEGKSMHGMIEKVRLGEFPAGSKVLYAHLGGVPALNAYSFLFRNG, from the coding sequence ATGAATCTGAAGAAGTTTCCCCGCTACGCCCTGACCTTCGGCCCCACGCCGATCCACCCGCTCAAGCGCCTGAGCGCGCACCTCGGCGGCAAGGTCGAGCTCTATGCCAAGCGCGAGGACTGCAACAGCGGCCTGGCCTTCGGCGGCAACAAGACACGCAAGCTCGAATACCTGATCCCCGAGGCGCTCGAGGGCGGCTACGACACGCTGGTGTCCATCGGCGGCATCCAGTCGAACCAGACGCGGCAGGTGGCCGCAGTGGCCGCGCACCTCGGGCTGAAGTGCGTGCTGGTGCAGGAGAACTGGGTCAACTACTCCGACGCGGTGTACGACCGGGTCGGCAACATCGAGATGTCACGCATCATGGGCGCCGACGTGCGGCTGGACGCAGCGGGTTTCGACATCGGCATCCGCAAGAGCTGGGAAGACGCCATGGAGAGCGTTCGCAAGGCCGGCGGCAAGCCGTTCCCGATTCCGGCAGGCTGCTCGGAGCATCCGCGCGGCGGGCTCGGCTTCGTGGCCTTTGCCGAAGAAGTGCGCCAGCAGGAGGCCGAGCTGGGCTTCAAGTTCGACTACATCGTGGTCTGCGCGGTCACCGGCAGCACGCAGGCCGGCATGGTGGTGGGCTTCGCGGCCGACGGCCGGGCCGACCGCGTGATCGGCATCGACGCCTCGGCCAAGCCGCAGCAGACCTTCGACCAGATCCTGCGCATTGCGAAGAACACCGCCGAGCTGGTGGAACTGGGCCGCGACATCACCGAGAAAGACGTGGTGCTCGACCGCCGCTTCGGCGGCCCCGAGTACGGGCTGCCGAACGACGGCACGCTGGAAGCGATTCGCCTGTGCGCGCGCTTCGAGGGCATGCTGACCGACCCCGTGTACGAGGGCAAGTCGATGCACGGGATGATCGAAAAAGTGCGGCTCGGGGAATTCCCGGCCGGCTCGAAGGTGCTGTATGCGCATCTGGGCGGCGTGCCCGCGCTGAACGCCTACAGCTTCCTGTTCAGGAACGGTTGA
- a CDS encoding Lrp/AsnC family transcriptional regulator, with the protein MSTTKLRIAPELDRTDRAILRALQRDASLSNVALAAKVNLSAAACLRRVERLKAEGFIKGIVALLDADALDVGMLVMIGVVLDRSTPDSFADFEKAAQKVSGCLECHVVTGEFDYFMLVRTRDNDSFNHLHAEQLLYLPGVRQIRTFIVLKQVLSTTQLPI; encoded by the coding sequence ATGAGCACAACAAAATTGCGTATCGCTCCGGAGCTCGATCGGACCGACCGCGCCATCCTGCGCGCCCTTCAGCGTGACGCCTCGCTGTCGAACGTGGCGCTGGCCGCCAAGGTCAATCTCAGCGCCGCCGCCTGCCTGCGCCGTGTCGAGCGGCTCAAGGCAGAGGGGTTCATCAAGGGCATCGTCGCCCTGCTCGATGCCGATGCGCTCGACGTCGGCATGCTCGTGATGATCGGCGTGGTGCTTGACCGCTCCACGCCCGACTCGTTCGCCGACTTCGAGAAGGCCGCGCAGAAGGTGTCGGGCTGCCTCGAATGCCACGTGGTCACGGGCGAGTTCGACTACTTCATGCTCGTGCGCACGCGCGACAACGACAGCTTCAATCACCTGCATGCCGAACAGCTGTTGTACCTGCCGGGGGTGCGGCAGATCAGGACTTTCATCGTGCTCAAGCAGGTGCTGTCGACCACGCAGTTGCCGATCTGA
- a CDS encoding alpha/beta hydrolase, producing MSLPTFASLRRRRGAFFIALCVIAAAVLPACSPVKVLNGLVPTDTYRFQGGIAYGQAPRQLLDVYQPLPATRPAQGARPLVVFFYGGTWTTGDRASYRFVGEALAARGAVVVVPDYGLSPAFTYPAFVRDSALAVKWALDNAARLGADPKQVFVMGHSSGGYNAAMVALDERWLGEVGASPKQLAGWIGLAGPYDFLPIGDPQAQVAFNWPDTPGDSQPLAHVTPASPRALLMAASKDDLVYPDRNTGQMATALRAAGVPVQVRLFDNLSHVTLIGAFAKPIQWLGGPVLPPVMNFLGLASVPSHKGAR from the coding sequence ATGAGTCTTCCCACCTTCGCGTCACTCCGCCGGCGCCGCGGCGCTTTCTTCATCGCCCTCTGCGTCATCGCCGCCGCAGTGCTCCCGGCCTGCTCGCCGGTCAAGGTGCTCAACGGCCTGGTGCCCACCGACACTTACCGGTTCCAGGGCGGCATCGCCTACGGCCAGGCGCCCCGCCAGTTGCTCGACGTGTACCAGCCGTTGCCGGCCACCCGGCCGGCCCAGGGTGCGCGGCCGCTGGTCGTGTTCTTCTATGGCGGCACCTGGACGACCGGCGACCGCGCCAGCTACAGGTTCGTCGGCGAGGCGCTGGCCGCGCGCGGCGCGGTGGTTGTGGTGCCCGACTACGGGCTGTCGCCGGCCTTCACCTACCCGGCGTTCGTGCGCGACAGCGCGCTGGCCGTCAAATGGGCGCTCGATAACGCGGCCCGGCTGGGTGCCGACCCGAAGCAGGTGTTCGTGATGGGCCACAGCTCGGGCGGCTACAACGCCGCGATGGTGGCACTCGACGAGCGCTGGCTCGGCGAGGTGGGCGCCAGCCCGAAGCAGCTCGCGGGCTGGATCGGCCTGGCCGGCCCCTACGACTTCCTGCCTATCGGCGACCCGCAAGCGCAGGTCGCTTTCAACTGGCCGGACACGCCGGGCGACTCGCAACCGCTGGCGCATGTCACGCCAGCCTCGCCGCGCGCGCTGCTCATGGCTGCATCGAAAGACGACCTGGTCTACCCCGACCGCAACACCGGGCAGATGGCCACGGCGCTACGCGCGGCGGGCGTGCCGGTGCAGGTCAGGCTGTTCGACAACCTGAGCCACGTGACGCTGATCGGCGCTTTCGCCAAGCCCATCCAGTGGCTGGGCGGACCGGTGCTGCCGCCTGTCATGAATTTCCTCGGGCTGGCGTCAGTGCCGTCCCACAAGGGGGCTCGGTAG